A DNA window from Solanum lycopersicum chromosome 3, SLM_r2.1 contains the following coding sequences:
- the LOC101264295 gene encoding uncharacterized protein isoform X1: MRGYEGDEYDDSYLDEYETEGEEEEAGEEEYEDEEPQQPSQELLEYLELRQRLKDDIRKQRKKELGGGSRDFKKNASSRDNFGSFFGPSQPVISNRVIQESKSLLENPNLAAKVMKSNHSQSNKSVASKPAKPAGSRASTSNHAPKVTNGLKRKIDMVKNTRDYSFLLSDDAELPGPSRGSLTQKVSAPYCDARFGKQTSSDSGRKLLDDREMRRDGQRQPKAVIQKSVSINKPTQQMLDSRKQFGSSNGSGPGRPPLRPKGASPKVTGAPGSKSTVPASHRPTPSRVQPAVPRQSSVQNRLPLESGKSKVMSKQGVPVSKPQAVIQKQQASLARPQIKPPPPRNVARPSDDRRPALQQRDERRPSLPQRDERRSSLQQRDERRPSLQQRDDRRPSLQQRDDRRPSLQQRDDRRPSLQQRDDRRPSLQQRDDRRPLQQRDDRRPALQQRDDRRPALQRKEERRPVHQQKDDRRPARKPTRYDEEDDGEQAISMIREMFGYNPNRYRDDDDVSDMEANFDEILKEERRSAKIAREEDEEELRKIEEEERRERLRKQKKRKLSHQ, translated from the exons ATGCGGGGATATGAAGGAGAT GAATATGATGATTCGTATTTGGATGAGTATGAGACTGAAGGTGAAGAGGAAGAGGCTGGTGAAGAGGAATATGAGGATGAAGAGCCTCAACAGCCTTCACAGGAGTTGTTAGAGTACCTGGAGCTGAGGCAACGGTTAAAAGATGATATCAGGAAGCAGAGGAAGAAAGAACTAGGTGGTGGTTCTCgtgattttaaaaagaatgcaTCATCCAGGGATAA TTTTGGTTCCTTCTTTGGACCTTCACAGCCTGTTATCTCTAACAGAGTGATCCAAGAAAGCAAGTCTCTACTGGAGAATCCAAATCTGGCAGCTAAAGTCATGAAATCTAACCATTCG CAGAGCAATAAGAGTGTTGCTTCAAAACCTGCAAAACCTGCAGGATCAAGAGCTTCCACCAGCAACCATGCACCAAAAGTCACAAATGGG TTAAAAAGAAAGATCGATATGGTAAAAAATACAAGGGACTATTCGTTTCTATTATCTGATGATGCTGAACTTCCTGGTCCATCAAGAGGTTCTTTAACTCAGAAAGTGTCTGCCCCTTATTGTG ATGCACGGTTCGGAAAGCAGACTTCAAGTGATAGTGGGAGAAAGCTTCTAGATGATCGTGAAATGAGAAGAGACGGCCAAAGGCAACCTAAAGCTGTGATTCAAAAATCGGTGTCTATTAATAAACCGACTCAACAAATGTTAGACTCTAGGAAACAGTTCGGTAGCAGTAATGGAAGTGGGCCTGGACGGCCGCCTTTGCGGCCAAAAGGGGCGTCCCCCAAGGTTACTGGGGCACCAGGCTCCAAGAGTACTGTGCCTGCTTCCCACAGGCCAACCCCTTCAAGAGTGCAACCCGCTGTACCAAGGCAATCTTCGGTACAGAACAGGCTACCACTGGAATCTGGCAAGTCAAAAGTGATGTCAAAACAAGGTGTCCCTGTCTCCAAACCTCAGGCGGTGATTCAGAAACAACAAGCTTCCTTGGCTAGACCTCAG AtaaaaccaccacctcctagaAATGTAGCACGTCCCTCGGACGATAGACGCCCAGCACTTCAGCAAAGAGATGAAAGGCGCCCATCACTTCCGCAAAGGGATGAAAGGCGCTCATCACTTCAGCAAAGGGATGAAAGGCGCCCATCACTTCAGCAAAGGGATGACAGGCGTCCATCGCTTCAGCAAAGGGATGACAGGCGCCCATCCCTTCAGCAAAGGGATGACAGGCGCCCATCCCTTCAGCAAAGGGATGACAGGCGCCCATCCCTTCAGCAAAGGGATGACAGGCGCCCACTTCAGCAAAGGGATGACAGACGCCCAGCACTTCAGCAAAGAGATGACAGGCGCCCAGCACTTCAGCGAAAAGAAGAGAGGCGCCCAGTTCATCAACAAAAAGATGATAGACGCCCAGCAAGAAAACCAACGAgatatgatgaagaagatgatggaGAACAAGCCATTAGTATGATTAGGGAGATGTTTGG GTATAATCCAAATAGGTACCGTGACGATGATGATGTTAGTGATATGGAGGCTAATTTCGATGAAATTTTGAAGGAAGAAAGGCGGAG TGCAAAAATAGCAAGGGAAGAGGATGAAGAAGAACTCCGGaagatagaagaagaagaaaggcgGGAGCGACTGAGAAAACAAAAGAAGCGCAAGTTGAGCCATCAATGA
- the LOC101264295 gene encoding uncharacterized protein isoform X2 has translation MRGYEGDEYDDSYLDEYETEGEEEEAGEEEYEDEEPQQPSQELLEYLELRQRLKDDIRKQRKKELGGGSRDFKKNASSRDNFGSFFGPSQPVISNRVIQESKSLLENPNLAAKVMKSNHSSNKSVASKPAKPAGSRASTSNHAPKVTNGLKRKIDMVKNTRDYSFLLSDDAELPGPSRGSLTQKVSAPYCDARFGKQTSSDSGRKLLDDREMRRDGQRQPKAVIQKSVSINKPTQQMLDSRKQFGSSNGSGPGRPPLRPKGASPKVTGAPGSKSTVPASHRPTPSRVQPAVPRQSSVQNRLPLESGKSKVMSKQGVPVSKPQAVIQKQQASLARPQIKPPPPRNVARPSDDRRPALQQRDERRPSLPQRDERRSSLQQRDERRPSLQQRDDRRPSLQQRDDRRPSLQQRDDRRPSLQQRDDRRPSLQQRDDRRPLQQRDDRRPALQQRDDRRPALQRKEERRPVHQQKDDRRPARKPTRYDEEDDGEQAISMIREMFGYNPNRYRDDDDVSDMEANFDEILKEERRSAKIAREEDEEELRKIEEEERRERLRKQKKRKLSHQ, from the exons ATGCGGGGATATGAAGGAGAT GAATATGATGATTCGTATTTGGATGAGTATGAGACTGAAGGTGAAGAGGAAGAGGCTGGTGAAGAGGAATATGAGGATGAAGAGCCTCAACAGCCTTCACAGGAGTTGTTAGAGTACCTGGAGCTGAGGCAACGGTTAAAAGATGATATCAGGAAGCAGAGGAAGAAAGAACTAGGTGGTGGTTCTCgtgattttaaaaagaatgcaTCATCCAGGGATAA TTTTGGTTCCTTCTTTGGACCTTCACAGCCTGTTATCTCTAACAGAGTGATCCAAGAAAGCAAGTCTCTACTGGAGAATCCAAATCTGGCAGCTAAAGTCATGAAATCTAACCATTCG AGCAATAAGAGTGTTGCTTCAAAACCTGCAAAACCTGCAGGATCAAGAGCTTCCACCAGCAACCATGCACCAAAAGTCACAAATGGG TTAAAAAGAAAGATCGATATGGTAAAAAATACAAGGGACTATTCGTTTCTATTATCTGATGATGCTGAACTTCCTGGTCCATCAAGAGGTTCTTTAACTCAGAAAGTGTCTGCCCCTTATTGTG ATGCACGGTTCGGAAAGCAGACTTCAAGTGATAGTGGGAGAAAGCTTCTAGATGATCGTGAAATGAGAAGAGACGGCCAAAGGCAACCTAAAGCTGTGATTCAAAAATCGGTGTCTATTAATAAACCGACTCAACAAATGTTAGACTCTAGGAAACAGTTCGGTAGCAGTAATGGAAGTGGGCCTGGACGGCCGCCTTTGCGGCCAAAAGGGGCGTCCCCCAAGGTTACTGGGGCACCAGGCTCCAAGAGTACTGTGCCTGCTTCCCACAGGCCAACCCCTTCAAGAGTGCAACCCGCTGTACCAAGGCAATCTTCGGTACAGAACAGGCTACCACTGGAATCTGGCAAGTCAAAAGTGATGTCAAAACAAGGTGTCCCTGTCTCCAAACCTCAGGCGGTGATTCAGAAACAACAAGCTTCCTTGGCTAGACCTCAG AtaaaaccaccacctcctagaAATGTAGCACGTCCCTCGGACGATAGACGCCCAGCACTTCAGCAAAGAGATGAAAGGCGCCCATCACTTCCGCAAAGGGATGAAAGGCGCTCATCACTTCAGCAAAGGGATGAAAGGCGCCCATCACTTCAGCAAAGGGATGACAGGCGTCCATCGCTTCAGCAAAGGGATGACAGGCGCCCATCCCTTCAGCAAAGGGATGACAGGCGCCCATCCCTTCAGCAAAGGGATGACAGGCGCCCATCCCTTCAGCAAAGGGATGACAGGCGCCCACTTCAGCAAAGGGATGACAGACGCCCAGCACTTCAGCAAAGAGATGACAGGCGCCCAGCACTTCAGCGAAAAGAAGAGAGGCGCCCAGTTCATCAACAAAAAGATGATAGACGCCCAGCAAGAAAACCAACGAgatatgatgaagaagatgatggaGAACAAGCCATTAGTATGATTAGGGAGATGTTTGG GTATAATCCAAATAGGTACCGTGACGATGATGATGTTAGTGATATGGAGGCTAATTTCGATGAAATTTTGAAGGAAGAAAGGCGGAG TGCAAAAATAGCAAGGGAAGAGGATGAAGAAGAACTCCGGaagatagaagaagaagaaaggcgGGAGCGACTGAGAAAACAAAAGAAGCGCAAGTTGAGCCATCAATGA